One genomic segment of Tubulanus polymorphus chromosome 4, tnTubPoly1.2, whole genome shotgun sequence includes these proteins:
- the LOC141904719 gene encoding uncharacterized protein LOC141904719: MWLSFIRRPVITSKQKSTLQMSQFGCMLRLLYVSLRAQKSFASIRYFIDRFPCIGQDLQTDILQMEFVEFQSTRDSDLPTDLYFIKNADGSERCRPMEQQWNMIAKEMKDLNQSCRFKQLPVVMKRILLIPVSNASCERVFSTVKTNRTMFRGSMLPATLESLMILKARGGECYNFEPSNDLLKKAKSAAYKSLNPADE, encoded by the exons ATGTGGTTGAGTTTTATACGAAGGCCTGTGATTACATCAAAGCAAAAATCAACCCTACAAATGAGCCAATTTGGATGCATGCTGAG GTTGCTATATGTATCACTTCGAGCTCAAAAGTCATTTGCCTCCATTCGGTACTTCATCGATAGATTTCCTTGCATTGGACAAGATCTCCAGACTGATATACTGCAAATGGAGTTTGTAGAGTTTCAGTCTACACGTGATTCTGACCTACCCACAGACTTGTACTTTATTAAGAATGCTGATGGAAGTGAAAGATGTCGTCCTATGGAACAGCAGTGGAATATGATTGCTAAGGAAATGAAAGATCTTAACCAGAGCTGCAG gttCAAACAGCTTCCTGTTGTGATGAAGAGAATACTCTTGATCCCTGTTTCAAATGCGTCATGTGAGCGTGTCTTCTCAACAGTGAAGACAAATCGAACCATGTTTCGTGGCTCTATGTTGCCAGCAACTTTGGAGAGTTTAATGATTCTTAAAGCTAGGGGCGGTGAATGCTACAACTTTGAGCCTTCAAATGACCTCCTCAAAAAGGCCAAATCAGCTGCCTATAAAAGTCTTAACCCAGCAGATGAGTGA
- the LOC141904324 gene encoding zinc finger BED domain-containing protein 5-like, with amino-acid sequence MNVANGGRSSRDLINLENSEGSPSSSESESETDTAVTGSRIRMIKKYWKQKYKRSYSAQYPCFIASKLSKYHARCTICQIDIVISHGGLNDISRHCERKGHKDKAKLSEISHFFRTDNTTNPGLSVIKSEVLFVHFLVEHNLSFSTADHAAKLFKKMFSSKSVVDDFKCGRTKATAIMKVMASEVKSDIVKNLNGPFVIATDGSTLNNEKFYPIVVRYLDSQGEIQSDLLANPVFNDSHTGESIFGILQRELSKHNIDWKKCTALVCDNTYTMVGKYRGVIKYVRDQHKDVFLAGCVCHLLHLASKKGTKAFQAEFNFDIVLRQLN; translated from the coding sequence ATGAATGTTGCAAACGGCGGACGAAGTTCACGCGATTTAATAAATCTGGAAAATTCGGAGGGTTCTCCGTCTTCTTCGGAGTCGGAATCTGAAACTGATACTGCGGTAACAGGCAGTAGAATACGTATGATTAAGAAATATTGGAAACAGAAGTATAAAAGATCGTACAGCGCACAATATCCATGTTTCATAGCATCGAAATTAAGTAAATATCATGCAAGATGTACGATATGTCAAATCGATATAGTGATCTCACATGgcggattaaatgatatttcacgTCATTGTGAAAGAAAAGGACATAAGGATAAAGCGAAACTCTCTgaaatttcacatttttttagAACTGATAACACAACAAACCCTGGCCTATCtgttataaaatctgaagttCTGTTTGTTCACTTCCTGGTTGAGCATAATCTATCATTCAGCACTGCTGATCATGCTGCTAAACTGTTCAAAAAAATGTTCTCATCAAAATCTGTggttgatgattttaaatgtggGAGAACAAAGGCAACCGCGATAATGAAAGTTATGGCTAGCGAAGTTAAATCTGACATCGTGAAAAATCTTAATGGACCTTTTGTCATTGCTACAGATGGATCGACCCTCAATAATGAGAAATTTTATCCCATTGTCGTGCGGTATCTCGACTCTCAGGGAGAAATTCAATCAGATCTCTTAGCTAACCCTGTTTTTAATGATTCTCATACAGGAGAGAGTATATTTGGAATTCTCCAGcgtgaattatcaaaacacAATATCGATTGGAAAAAGTGCACCGCATTAGTCTGTGATAACACTTACACCATGGTCGGAAAGTATAGGGGTGTGATAAAATATGTCAGAGACCAGCATAAAGACGTTTTCCTGGCAGGTTGTGTCTGCCACCTTCTGCACTTGGCATCCAAGAAAGGAACAAAAGCCTTTCAAGCCGAGTTTAATTTTGACATTGTCCTTAGACAATTAAACTGA
- the LOC141904325 gene encoding uncharacterized protein LOC141904325: MNAKTLHSWSGIQDGRYSKSELSHRFLHDSSFSNVKSAISETEVLIIDEISMISRHVFEQVEYVCRLVRNNDSNFGGLQVILSGDFFQLPPVPNPSCYDDGQYCFMSDVFKFHHVCILEQVVRQSDIAFIEAINAVSRGNVADKSLKYLESLNKPLPSNLNPIYLFPNNFDVEIRNRIQLDSLPGEIKIYKSSNEFGSLSAINSLSAVQNLYLKVGCPVILIKNLSSLLVNGLLGTVVLLKDHSVVVSFPSVDISYDIGYYNFSKFSCIENKTVAFRHQIPLRLAFALTVHRCQGMTLDSVAN; the protein is encoded by the coding sequence ATGAATGCAAAGACTTTACATAGTTGGAGTGGTATTCAAGATGGTAGATATTCGAAATCTGAATTATCTCATCGGTTTTTACATGATTCTTCATTCTCCAATGTAAAGTCTGCCATATCTGAGACAGAGGTTTTGATCATTGATGAAATCTCGATGATTTCCCGGCATGTTTTCGAACAGGTGGAGTATGTTTGTCGGTTAGTTCgtaataatgatagtaattttgGAGGATTGCAAGTTATTCTTAGTGGTGACTTCTTTCAGCTCCCACCTGTTCCAAATCCATCCTGTTACGATGACGGTCAATACTGTTTTATGAGTGATGTTTTCAAATTCCATCATGTATGTATTTTGGAGCAAGTAGTTCGTCAAAGTGATATTGCTTTTATTGAAGCGATCAATGCGGTTTCCAGGGGTAATGTTGCTGATAAGTCATTGAAGTATTTGGAATCATTGAATAAACCGTTGCCATCAAATTTGAATCCAATTTATCTTTTTCCTAATAATTTTGATGTTGAAATAAGAAACAGAATTCAATTAGATTCATTACCTGGAGAAATTAAAATCTACAAGTCATCCAATGAATTTGGTTCACTTTCAGCCATCAATTCACTTTCAGCTgttcaaaatctatatttgaaaGTTGGCTGCCCTGTTATTTTGATCAAGAATCTCTCGTCTTTATTGGTGAATGGATTACTTGGAACTGTGGTTTTATTGAAGGATCATTCTGTAGTTGTTAGTTTTCCTTCAGTTGATATATCTTATGATATTGGGTATTACAATTTCTCTAAGTTTTCTTGCATAGAGAATAAAACAGTTGCTTTTAGGCATCAGATTCCTTTGCGTCTTGCATTTGCGTTAACCGTCCATCGTTGTCAAGGTATGACTTTGGACAGCGTGGCCAACTAG